In the Candidatus Poribacteria bacterium genome, one interval contains:
- a CDS encoding NAD(P)-dependent oxidoreductase — protein MVFLTGNRGYVGAHLHQTYPSAKTLDENQCFQRWETLFAEIRDSIEQATTIVHCGAIADSLYQDPDIFKWNYEATKQIADMARRDSAFLIFISSCTAIAPKSLYGWSKRVAEDYIRANNEKYCILRLYNVYGAEDNRPPENHSVPEKLMRRTLRYVFYPFRRDYIHVEDVVRAVHYAEDLNITGTYDVGTGQAVEVKELAKLTDGGFYTETTAADVLGENHPPLELQARPDYMLPGFKTVRDVYSQFVGT, from the coding sequence ATGGTTTTCCTAACAGGGAACAGAGGTTATGTTGGCGCACACTTGCATCAAACGTACCCTTCAGCAAAAACTCTTGATGAAAATCAATGTTTTCAGCGTTGGGAGACGTTATTTGCCGAAATCCGTGATTCAATAGAACAGGCAACAACAATTGTTCATTGCGGCGCAATAGCCGATTCACTTTATCAAGACCCTGACATCTTTAAATGGAACTATGAAGCGACAAAGCAAATTGCGGATATGGCGCGTCGGGACAGTGCTTTTCTGATCTTTATTTCATCTTGCACAGCAATCGCTCCGAAATCATTATATGGGTGGTCCAAGCGGGTCGCTGAGGACTACATCCGGGCAAACAATGAAAAGTATTGTATTTTGAGGCTCTACAATGTGTATGGTGCTGAGGACAATCGCCCACCCGAAAACCATTCTGTACCCGAAAAGCTCATGCGGCGGACGCTTCGATATGTGTTCTATCCGTTTCGCCGAGACTATATCCATGTAGAAGACGTGGTTCGTGCAGTCCATTATGCTGAGGACTTAAATATTACCGGCACCTATGATGTTGGGACGGGTCAAGCTGTTGAAGTGAAGGAATTGGCGAAATTAACCGATGGCGGATTCTATACAGAAACGACGGCTGCAGATGTTTTGGGAGAAAACCATCCACCGCTCGAACTGCAAGCACGTCCAGACTATATGCTTCCTGGCTTTAAAACAGTCCGAGATGTGTATTCTCAGTTTGTTGGAACCTAA
- a CDS encoding glycosyltransferase family 4 protein has protein sequence MHTILNVSQNHYIRGGSDRYFFVLAELLRKHGHRVIPFAASNPKNESSEWERYFPRGADFEQPAVGDLMRFLYSRDAVKSIQRLLNDADIDLAHFHIYYGKLTASILGELKKVGIPLIQTLHDFKLTCPVHSHISNGEICEACAGKHFWRALPKRCNKSSIARTALSVTESYFSRILGSHDKFDHFISVCHFNRKKMISYGIPEDKISTVHNFIDASDITPNFKTGNYLLYFGRLYRAKGIFTLIEAALPLKHVPLYIVGDGEAVPEIQRMLEQNECEHIHLLGFKQGEELQELIQNSICMILPSELYENCPMSILESYAYGKPAIGANIGGIPELIRDSVDGFLFPSGDQDALQDRLLWMFEHKSEAVEMGRTGRYKVETEFNADIHYEKIMNVYQQFL, from the coding sequence ATGCATACTATTCTAAATGTCTCACAAAATCATTATATCCGTGGTGGTTCTGATCGCTACTTTTTTGTGCTTGCCGAGTTACTGAGAAAGCATGGGCACCGAGTCATCCCTTTTGCAGCATCAAATCCTAAAAATGAGTCGTCTGAATGGGAACGCTATTTCCCGCGCGGCGCAGATTTTGAGCAACCCGCAGTAGGCGACTTGATGCGCTTTCTATATTCACGTGATGCCGTTAAATCCATTCAGAGATTGTTAAATGACGCAGATATTGATCTTGCACATTTTCACATCTACTACGGTAAACTAACCGCTTCAATCTTAGGTGAACTCAAAAAAGTGGGAATCCCACTCATTCAGACGTTACATGATTTTAAATTGACCTGTCCGGTTCATAGCCATATCTCAAACGGTGAGATTTGTGAGGCATGTGCGGGTAAACACTTTTGGCGCGCGCTTCCAAAGCGATGCAATAAAAGTTCGATCGCCCGCACTGCGTTGAGTGTTACCGAATCTTATTTCTCTCGAATACTTGGTTCACATGACAAGTTTGACCATTTCATTTCGGTCTGCCACTTCAATCGGAAGAAGATGATCTCGTATGGCATCCCTGAAGATAAAATATCAACCGTTCATAACTTTATTGATGCTTCTGACATTACACCAAATTTCAAAACAGGAAACTATCTGCTCTATTTTGGGCGGTTGTATCGCGCCAAAGGAATTTTTACGTTAATAGAAGCAGCGCTGCCCCTCAAGCACGTCCCTCTCTATATCGTTGGAGATGGTGAGGCAGTGCCTGAAATCCAGCGTATGCTTGAACAGAATGAATGTGAACATATTCATCTGCTCGGTTTTAAGCAGGGCGAGGAACTCCAGGAACTCATCCAGAATAGCATTTGTATGATCTTGCCATCCGAGTTGTATGAAAACTGTCCGATGTCTATTTTAGAATCTTATGCCTACGGTAAACCCGCGATCGGTGCCAATATCGGTGGGATTCCTGAACTCATCCGAGACAGTGTTGATGGCTTCCTCTTTCCATCAGGTGACCAAGATGCATTGCAAGATCGTCTGCTGTGGATGTTTGAGCATAAAAGCGAGGCTGTAGAAATGGGGCGCACAGGTCGCTACAAGGTCGAAACCGAGTTTAACGCCGACATTCATTATGAGAAAATTATGAATGTCTATCAACAATTTTTGTAG
- a CDS encoding FG-GAP-like repeat-containing protein: MRVLILLLIFCFLSPAWSDIQFEEVSQQAGIDRIGESWGNAWGDFDGDGYLDLWATNHRHKPSLYRNNGDGTFTDIIDEVWDANPLADTHGVAWADYDNDGDQDLIVLSGSGGGLGGVRNNHANHFYVNENGLLIERAAELGVDYPLLRGRTPLWLDVNRDGRLDLLLTGTTRYSAGALITSALFGQTMNGFEDISTVTGFSFQESAALAQYADITSDGSMEIVVSYHNYPLAIYDTSGSPFKDLIGTLGIPRGYSVHDAAIADFNGDLHLDIFLARGLYQSSAGQVDPYKLELNIRTSGVNEKGVRFKTEGDVSFQIYSEWGPRLPLVNIGAEGHWVTAFEGGEFQGVTPNLRSATFEVTLSPNDPRVAGLKPRPEDANYGIYVGYQPDTKTWTLLCQEKPAIILVKATQPISELETINFSIGDLRGQPPSQLFINQGDGFQNTGSVGALNTFEDGRCVAAGDFDNDMDIDLYVVRSRTSANVPNRLYTNVGNGLFLTSLDTDSVSGSPNGRGQSATVADYDRDGYLDLFVTNGRAEYPFSEGPDQLFRNIGGNNNYLQIDLEGTVSNRDGIGARLFVTTPDGKTQLRENGGGIHWAQQDQKRIHFGLAQNEKVSELAIHWPSGIIQKLTDVPVNQILRVVEPNERPYLTGDVNQDEQVDILDFLLILVHFGEKPPTNPRTDVNKDGEINISDLAWLVNFIEEKRAAAAAPYRKHITGATYRDILDSTRQLSKTDTALLNSFYEKIEGISGNAAQIELVKRFLRQLLMPVEEPLVTKLHANFPNPFNPETWIPYQLATDGDITIRIYNTSGHVVRTLFAGHQGAGYYLNRSKAAYWDGRNEIGEQVASGVYIYELVTPTFKQTRRLVILK; the protein is encoded by the coding sequence GTGCGCGTTTTAATACTGTTATTGATTTTCTGTTTTTTGTCCCCCGCGTGGAGCGACATTCAATTTGAAGAAGTATCACAACAAGCAGGCATTGACCGTATCGGAGAGAGTTGGGGCAACGCTTGGGGCGATTTTGATGGTGATGGTTATCTCGATTTATGGGCGACGAATCACCGACACAAGCCGAGCCTCTACCGGAATAACGGTGACGGCACCTTCACAGACATTATTGACGAAGTTTGGGATGCGAATCCGCTTGCGGATACACATGGCGTAGCATGGGCAGACTACGATAACGATGGCGACCAAGACCTGATTGTGCTGTCAGGCAGTGGAGGCGGTTTGGGCGGGGTGCGCAACAATCACGCTAACCACTTTTATGTGAACGAGAACGGACTGTTGATTGAGCGCGCCGCTGAACTCGGTGTGGATTATCCACTTTTGCGAGGCAGGACACCGCTCTGGTTGGATGTAAACCGTGATGGACGGCTTGATCTCCTTCTCACAGGAACTACCAGATATAGTGCCGGCGCGTTAATTACATCCGCCTTGTTTGGACAAACGATGAACGGCTTTGAAGATATCAGTACCGTCACGGGTTTCTCTTTCCAAGAAAGTGCCGCGCTTGCACAATACGCTGACATAACTTCAGACGGGAGTATGGAGATCGTCGTTAGTTATCACAACTATCCACTCGCAATATATGATACATCTGGAAGTCCTTTTAAGGACCTAATCGGGACACTCGGTATTCCCAGGGGATATTCTGTACACGATGCTGCAATTGCGGATTTCAACGGAGATCTGCACCTTGATATCTTTCTTGCCCGTGGACTCTATCAGTCTTCTGCAGGGCAGGTAGATCCCTATAAATTGGAGTTGAATATACGGACCTCCGGTGTAAATGAAAAAGGGGTTCGTTTTAAAACGGAAGGCGATGTCTCTTTTCAAATCTACTCGGAATGGGGACCGCGGTTGCCCTTGGTGAATATTGGCGCTGAGGGACACTGGGTGACAGCGTTTGAGGGGGGCGAGTTTCAAGGTGTAACGCCAAACCTCCGATCTGCGACCTTTGAGGTCACTCTTTCTCCGAATGACCCAAGGGTTGCAGGCTTAAAACCTCGCCCTGAAGATGCCAACTATGGGATTTACGTAGGTTATCAACCCGATACGAAAACGTGGACACTCCTCTGTCAGGAGAAACCTGCCATAATCTTGGTGAAAGCGACACAACCTATATCAGAGTTGGAAACTATTAACTTTTCCATTGGAGATCTGCGCGGGCAGCCCCCGTCTCAGCTTTTTATCAACCAAGGAGATGGGTTCCAGAATACCGGATCCGTAGGTGCCCTTAATACTTTTGAGGACGGACGTTGTGTTGCAGCGGGTGATTTTGACAACGATATGGATATAGACCTCTATGTTGTTCGTTCAAGGACATCCGCCAATGTTCCCAACCGTCTCTATACAAACGTTGGTAACGGCTTGTTCCTTACAAGTCTTGACACCGATAGTGTCTCTGGAAGTCCGAATGGTAGAGGACAGAGTGCGACGGTCGCTGATTACGATAGGGACGGTTACTTGGATCTCTTTGTGACAAACGGACGAGCCGAATATCCGTTTAGCGAGGGACCCGATCAATTGTTCCGAAACATCGGGGGCAACAATAACTATCTGCAAATTGATTTAGAAGGAACCGTATCCAATAGAGATGGAATCGGTGCTCGACTTTTCGTGACCACGCCCGATGGGAAAACTCAGCTCCGAGAAAATGGCGGTGGTATCCATTGGGCACAACAAGACCAAAAACGTATCCATTTTGGACTCGCTCAGAATGAGAAAGTCAGCGAATTGGCTATCCACTGGCCGAGCGGAATAATTCAAAAATTGACAGATGTTCCTGTGAATCAAATATTGCGTGTTGTTGAACCTAATGAGCGACCTTATCTCACCGGTGATGTTAATCAAGATGAACAAGTGGATATACTTGACTTCCTTCTTATTCTGGTCCACTTTGGAGAGAAGCCACCTACAAATCCTCGAACTGATGTCAACAAAGATGGTGAAATCAATATCTCAGATCTCGCTTGGCTCGTCAACTTTATTGAAGAGAAGCGAGCAGCTGCAGCCGCACCATATCGTAAGCATATAACTGGGGCAACCTATAGGGATATATTGGATTCGACGCGCCAGCTTTCAAAGACGGATACCGCTCTGCTTAATTCCTTTTACGAAAAAATTGAAGGGATATCGGGGAACGCTGCACAAATAGAGTTAGTCAAACGCTTCTTAAGGCAGCTGTTAATGCCTGTTGAGGAACCTTTGGTAACCAAACTCCATGCGAACTTTCCGAATCCGTTTAACCCTGAAACTTGGATTCCATACCAACTCGCCACAGATGGCGACATCACAATACGTATCTATAATACATCAGGGCATGTTGTGCGGACGCTCTTTGCTGGGCATCAGGGGGCGGGGTATTACCTGAATCGGAGTAAAGCCGCATACTGGGATGGTAGAAACGAAATCGGCGAGCAGGTGGCGAGTGGCGTCTATATATACGAGTTGGTAACGCCGACATTCAAACAGACAAGACGACTCGTGATACTAAAATAG
- a CDS encoding NAD-dependent epimerase/dehydratase family protein: protein MKKALVTGGAGFMGAHVVNELLRQGNTEVVALDDLSGGFRGNLDSAVTFVEGSILDAQLINQLCEQYKFDYIYHLAAYAAEGLSHFIKRFNYQNNLIGSVNLINAAVNHNVKRFVFTSSIAVYGENQLPMHEGLIPVPEDSYGIAKYAVEQELAVSKRLFDLDYTIFRPHNVYGELQNISDKYRNVIGIFMNNIMQDKPLRIFGDGEQTRAFTHIADVAPHIARAVDIPEASGEVFNVGSDEHVSVNELADLVMTAMDKEVSVINVHAREEVKHAYCSHEKFQQIFGKTSQVSLDEGLHRMATWAKSVGPRPATEFDDIEIRKNLPDSWK from the coding sequence ATGAAAAAAGCATTAGTCACAGGTGGTGCGGGCTTTATGGGCGCGCACGTCGTTAATGAACTTCTTCGTCAAGGGAACACAGAAGTTGTTGCACTTGATGACCTGAGTGGTGGTTTCCGTGGGAACCTCGACTCTGCCGTAACCTTTGTTGAGGGAAGTATCCTTGATGCTCAGCTTATAAATCAACTCTGTGAGCAATATAAATTCGACTATATCTATCATCTTGCCGCTTATGCAGCGGAGGGGCTGAGTCACTTTATCAAACGATTTAACTACCAGAATAATCTCATCGGAAGTGTGAACCTCATCAACGCAGCGGTAAACCACAATGTCAAACGATTTGTGTTCACTTCTTCTATCGCTGTTTATGGAGAAAACCAACTCCCGATGCATGAGGGACTCATCCCTGTCCCGGAAGATTCTTACGGTATTGCTAAGTATGCGGTGGAACAGGAACTCGCTGTCTCTAAGCGGCTCTTCGATTTAGATTATACGATTTTCCGACCGCACAACGTTTATGGCGAACTCCAGAATATCAGCGACAAGTATCGAAACGTTATCGGTATCTTCATGAATAATATCATGCAGGATAAACCGCTACGCATTTTTGGAGACGGAGAACAGACGCGCGCCTTCACACATATCGCAGATGTTGCCCCACACATCGCCCGCGCTGTGGACATACCGGAGGCATCCGGAGAGGTTTTTAACGTCGGTTCGGATGAACATGTCTCGGTGAATGAGTTAGCGGATTTAGTGATGACGGCAATGGATAAGGAAGTATCTGTCATCAATGTGCATGCCAGAGAAGAGGTTAAACACGCCTATTGTTCCCATGAGAAATTTCAGCAGATTTTCGGAAAAACATCGCAGGTCTCATTAGACGAGGGACTTCATCGCATGGCGACATGGGCTAAATCGGTTGGGCCACGTCCAGCTACCGAGTTCGATGACATTGAAATTCGCAAGAATCTGCCAGATAGCTGGAAATAA
- a CDS encoding MATE family efflux transporter, whose translation MVKRLLQHKTFWVMVITFAGMGLSLLVRVLLIPKRFGFTETADALTTALTVVLLVDTVVREGTKFSLVPVFVTREKEMTPTEYQRFTNSLLIFFLTVGFAVFVLMELFAPWIVGGLLWKSETDDVQKVTTLLRLCAPLLIFGCGSTVLGAFLNSQQHFKTVALRNALPAGVAGFIFLLLWNAQNLENWVAIAYTGGFVAYFGWLCIGAYRTGHRYTFTGISADTLRSLKDTVTLPTLGFAIRQVTNRLFVEVSLVSQLGDGAITRYKSAFQIFSALQTLIGISIATTGLPDMAAHDVVKDKKELGRTLNRNARTAIIIGLPVTLVLLMFHGKISWILYGRGTIDQASIQLIGQLLFWLGMGMIFSCLIPVLNAGLYAQKAYRSVFANMVTMAVLNVLVAYGLIRTLELRAIAIAVSITALLAVANLTYLLRKTRVSWFQK comes from the coding sequence ATGGTCAAAAGACTCCTACAGCACAAAACGTTTTGGGTAATGGTGATTACCTTTGCTGGTATGGGGTTGAGCCTCCTCGTCCGTGTCTTATTGATTCCAAAACGGTTCGGCTTCACCGAAACCGCGGATGCACTCACGACCGCATTGACGGTCGTTTTGTTAGTCGATACGGTTGTCCGAGAGGGCACCAAATTTAGCCTTGTTCCTGTCTTTGTCACACGCGAAAAGGAGATGACTCCTACAGAATACCAGCGATTCACGAATAGTCTCCTGATTTTTTTCCTAACTGTTGGCTTCGCGGTTTTCGTTCTGATGGAGCTTTTCGCACCATGGATAGTCGGTGGATTATTATGGAAATCGGAAACCGATGATGTGCAAAAGGTTACGACATTGTTAAGATTGTGTGCCCCACTCCTTATTTTTGGATGTGGTAGCACAGTTCTCGGTGCTTTCCTGAACAGCCAGCAGCATTTCAAAACGGTCGCACTCCGAAACGCGCTACCTGCTGGCGTTGCAGGGTTTATATTTTTGCTCCTATGGAATGCACAAAACCTGGAGAACTGGGTGGCGATCGCATACACAGGCGGATTTGTCGCGTATTTTGGATGGCTTTGCATCGGTGCCTATCGAACGGGACATCGGTATACCTTTACAGGTATTTCTGCGGATACATTGCGTTCCTTGAAAGACACTGTGACTTTACCAACACTCGGCTTCGCAATTCGACAAGTTACAAACCGTTTGTTCGTTGAGGTGTCTCTTGTCTCGCAACTTGGAGACGGTGCTATTACACGCTATAAATCTGCTTTCCAAATCTTCTCGGCGCTACAGACACTTATCGGTATTAGTATTGCAACAACTGGTTTGCCCGACATGGCAGCGCACGACGTGGTAAAAGATAAAAAAGAATTAGGACGTACACTCAACCGAAATGCACGCACTGCTATAATCATTGGATTGCCAGTAACCTTAGTTTTGTTAATGTTTCATGGAAAAATCAGTTGGATTTTATATGGAAGAGGGACAATTGATCAAGCGTCAATCCAATTGATAGGACAGCTCCTCTTTTGGCTCGGCATGGGGATGATATTTTCGTGTCTGATACCTGTACTAAACGCTGGGCTTTACGCACAAAAAGCGTACCGGTCTGTTTTCGCAAATATGGTGACGATGGCTGTTCTCAATGTGCTGGTGGCTTACGGATTGATTAGAACCTTGGAACTTCGAGCGATTGCAATCGCTGTATCAATCACTGCGCTACTCGCTGTTGCAAACCTAACGTATCTCCTCCGAAAAACGCGGGTTTCTTGGTTTCAAAAGTAA
- a CDS encoding sulfotransferase, with the protein MKNIADYHYLIVAGTTKAATTSLFTYLADHPAVCAATYKETRFFLSDDYPLPSKYRYKGDAEEYNLLFSDSDETQLRMESTPDYLYCEKARERIVEFLPHARLVFSFREPISRLISWYRFAKQIGKLPQTLSFDAYVELLFTSVDCHRRNGEQHLQTLQQGCYTIYLERYFKQFDPARIHVLFYEEFAAQPLNTMMELCNFADIDANFYSDYTFEVTNRSQRMRNSELHRKYRDFRFRLRQWTHNKPIVHIPLRTIRRTIEPLYLRLNTQADEKTQMSEETRCRLIDYYKPDVHALGELIGKPLPWEIFVKSS; encoded by the coding sequence ATGAAGAATATTGCGGATTATCACTACCTCATCGTGGCAGGCACTACCAAAGCGGCAACGACATCACTTTTCACCTATCTTGCCGACCACCCGGCTGTTTGTGCTGCGACTTACAAGGAAACCCGATTTTTTCTCAGCGATGATTATCCGCTTCCCTCAAAATATCGATATAAAGGTGATGCTGAGGAATACAACCTTTTGTTTTCTGATTCTGATGAAACACAACTCAGAATGGAGTCTACACCTGATTATCTGTATTGTGAAAAGGCACGTGAGAGAATCGTCGAGTTTCTGCCGCATGCAAGGTTGGTTTTCAGTTTTCGGGAACCGATTTCAAGGTTAATCTCCTGGTATCGATTCGCAAAGCAAATTGGCAAATTGCCACAAACCTTGAGTTTTGATGCGTATGTTGAATTGCTTTTCACTTCTGTTGACTGCCACAGACGGAACGGGGAACAGCACTTGCAAACACTTCAGCAGGGATGTTATACTATCTATTTGGAGCGTTATTTTAAGCAATTTGATCCAGCGCGTATCCACGTCCTCTTTTATGAGGAGTTTGCAGCGCAGCCATTAAATACCATGATGGAGTTGTGCAACTTCGCTGATATAGATGCCAATTTTTATAGCGATTACACCTTTGAAGTGACGAATCGTTCCCAGAGGATGCGAAATTCCGAGTTGCATCGGAAATATAGGGACTTCCGGTTTCGATTGCGACAGTGGACACATAACAAGCCAATTGTTCATATCCCTTTGCGGACGATTAGACGAACAATTGAACCGCTCTATCTCCGATTAAACACACAGGCAGATGAGAAGACTCAAATGTCAGAGGAAACACGATGTCGTTTAATCGATTATTACAAACCAGATGTTCATGCCCTCGGTGAATTAATTGGGAAACCTTTACCATGGGAGATTTTCGTAAAATCCAGTTAA
- a CDS encoding sulfotransferase domain-containing protein yields MGDFRKIQLMIVGAQKAGTSSLLRYLAQHPDIHTHAQPEMTFFLQEREYTRGYEWAFAKYFIGESTHGEIQDKQLIAKNVMVMHSPEVMQRIYEHNPEIHLVVLLREPVARAYSAYWWARRRGWENIKTYEEALAAEKARVNEDWFKWRQCAYQYNSIYYPHVKNLITQFGASQVHCVLTDDLKENAETVCQQLFERIGIHSDFKPLIGERHNRAAMPRSERFNFLFTQFLASHNPIRRAIRKLVPDATAYKLRKAVLDWNDKPQKGMKSVPPSINPETRERQMAYFKPFNEQLAELLGKDLSSWN; encoded by the coding sequence ATGGGAGATTTTCGTAAAATCCAGTTAATGATTGTTGGCGCACAGAAAGCAGGAACCTCTTCGCTCCTTCGCTACTTGGCGCAGCATCCAGATATTCACACCCACGCACAACCAGAGATGACGTTTTTCCTGCAAGAGCGTGAATACACGCGTGGGTATGAGTGGGCTTTTGCAAAGTATTTTATCGGGGAAAGCACTCACGGTGAAATTCAGGATAAACAACTCATCGCTAAAAATGTGATGGTCATGCATTCACCGGAAGTCATGCAACGCATTTATGAACACAACCCTGAGATCCATCTCGTCGTCCTACTTCGCGAACCTGTGGCTCGTGCCTATTCTGCCTATTGGTGGGCTCGGCGGAGAGGTTGGGAAAACATCAAAACTTATGAAGAGGCACTCGCTGCCGAGAAAGCGCGTGTAAACGAAGATTGGTTTAAATGGCGACAGTGCGCCTATCAGTATAACAGTATCTATTATCCACACGTCAAGAATTTGATAACCCAATTCGGGGCGAGTCAGGTACACTGCGTCCTAACTGACGACCTGAAGGAGAACGCTGAAACTGTCTGTCAGCAACTCTTTGAGCGTATTGGTATCCATTCTGATTTCAAACCTCTTATTGGCGAACGGCATAACCGAGCCGCTATGCCACGTTCCGAACGGTTCAACTTTCTGTTTACGCAATTTCTGGCATCTCATAATCCCATCAGAAGAGCCATTCGCAAACTTGTTCCAGATGCTACCGCTTACAAGTTGAGAAAAGCTGTGCTGGATTGGAACGACAAACCGCAGAAGGGGATGAAATCGGTTCCACCATCAATTAATCCTGAGACGCGTGAACGCCAGATGGCGTATTTTAAACCCTTTAACGAACAATTGGCAGAATTACTGGGCAAAGACCTCTCCTCTTGGAATTAA
- a CDS encoding sulfotransferase encodes MIFVVGNSRSGTTMMGRILGKHPSVYTFGELHFFGQLCAPPFSSETRKEEIENVASQLYCIQQEGYRTHGNPHRFLNEARTFLEGLTTYPETQAALFEAFLRHGTAENGGTIPCDQTPRNVFYIADILELYPKARIINMIRDPRDVLLSQKRKWKRRFLGGSDMPMKETFRDWMNYHPITISHIWRTAVTAAEQFLQHERVTSVYFEELLAHPEATVKHLCDFVGITYMHEMLQIPQVGSSVAGDQPQKFGINPHRAHSWHGETTRGELSSAEIYLNQTITAPLMKKHNYSPVSTQPNVVSLVLHLLTFPVKLVGAFLFNLDRMKNIRQTLKRRF; translated from the coding sequence ATGATATTTGTTGTAGGGAATAGTCGCAGTGGAACAACGATGATGGGGCGGATTTTGGGAAAACACCCAAGTGTTTACACCTTTGGTGAACTCCACTTCTTTGGTCAACTCTGTGCACCGCCGTTTTCATCAGAGACGCGTAAAGAAGAGATAGAAAACGTTGCTTCGCAGTTATATTGTATTCAACAAGAGGGGTATCGTACACATGGAAATCCACATCGTTTTCTAAACGAAGCAAGGACATTTCTTGAAGGTTTAACCACCTACCCTGAAACGCAAGCGGCACTCTTTGAGGCTTTCCTCCGCCACGGTACTGCCGAAAACGGTGGAACTATTCCTTGTGACCAGACACCACGCAATGTCTTTTACATTGCAGATATTCTTGAGCTTTATCCGAAAGCGCGCATTATTAATATGATCCGTGATCCACGCGACGTACTTTTATCTCAAAAGAGGAAATGGAAACGCCGGTTTCTCGGTGGGAGCGATATGCCCATGAAAGAAACCTTTCGGGATTGGATGAACTATCATCCGATAACCATTAGCCACATCTGGCGAACTGCTGTCACTGCTGCTGAGCAGTTTCTGCAGCACGAACGAGTTACCTCCGTCTATTTTGAGGAACTCCTTGCACACCCTGAAGCAACCGTTAAACATCTCTGTGATTTTGTTGGTATCACTTACATGCATGAGATGCTCCAAATCCCACAAGTCGGGTCTTCTGTGGCAGGAGATCAACCGCAGAAGTTTGGTATAAATCCACATCGCGCACACAGTTGGCACGGTGAAACAACGCGCGGAGAACTCAGTTCAGCTGAGATTTACCTTAACCAGACAATAACCGCACCTCTTATGAAAAAACATAATTATAGTCCTGTGTCAACACAACCGAATGTGGTAAGTTTGGTACTTCATCTATTGACATTCCCAGTGAAATTAGTCGGAGCATTCCTTTTTAATCTTGATCGCATGAAAAATATCCGCCAAACCTTAAAAAGACGTTTTTAA
- a CDS encoding sulfotransferase: MIAQIDPLYIRTRPTKVLTRLMSYAFFEGRPVTTKGRWINPLVFSILKTVATNNSRYKPVEKPIFILGTGRSGTTILGIVLSMHREVGYLNEPKAMWHLIHPYEDVIGNYSQTDAKYRLTAEDATDEMHRRASQMFGAYLTATRSQRLVDKYPELIFRVSFVRALFPDARFIFLVRNGWDTCHSIATWSERLGVQINGEKHDWWGVNDRKWRLLVEQLIRTDPTFSEIADEVKRFERHLDRAAVEWILTMQEGIRLRQASSDYIHLLRFEELTLEPDKTLAELCDFCELSTDSTFRQYARQTLHPVPARQPFDVHPKIAPIFHDTMRKLRYNE; the protein is encoded by the coding sequence ATGATCGCACAAATAGATCCACTCTACATCAGAACGCGACCGACAAAGGTACTGACGCGTCTCATGAGCTACGCCTTCTTTGAAGGACGGCCCGTAACGACAAAGGGACGTTGGATAAATCCACTTGTTTTTTCTATTTTGAAAACTGTTGCCACGAACAACAGCAGATACAAACCCGTTGAGAAGCCTATCTTTATCTTGGGTACTGGGCGCAGCGGCACCACAATACTTGGTATTGTGCTTTCTATGCACAGAGAAGTCGGTTATCTCAACGAACCGAAAGCGATGTGGCACCTCATCCATCCATACGAAGATGTCATTGGAAACTACAGCCAAACCGACGCTAAGTATCGCCTCACCGCAGAAGATGCGACGGACGAAATGCATCGACGCGCTTCGCAAATGTTTGGTGCCTACTTAACAGCGACCCGGTCGCAGCGTCTTGTAGATAAGTATCCGGAGCTCATCTTCAGAGTGAGTTTCGTGCGCGCCTTGTTTCCCGATGCGCGCTTTATTTTCCTCGTCCGTAATGGATGGGATACGTGTCATTCAATTGCGACTTGGTCAGAACGGCTAGGTGTTCAGATCAATGGTGAGAAACACGACTGGTGGGGCGTGAATGATCGGAAGTGGAGACTTTTAGTTGAGCAACTCATTAGAACTGATCCTACGTTCTCTGAAATCGCTGATGAAGTTAAGCGTTTTGAGCGGCACCTCGACAGAGCTGCCGTAGAGTGGATCCTCACTATGCAAGAGGGGATCCGTTTAAGGCAAGCCTCATCCGATTATATTCACCTCCTCCGTTTTGAGGAGTTGACACTGGAGCCGGACAAGACACTCGCTGAGTTATGCGATTTCTGTGAACTATCCACAGATAGCACGTTCCGCCAGTACGCTCGGCAAACCCTACATCCAGTACCTGCCAGACAACCTTTTGATGTTCATCCGAAAATTGCCCCCATTTTCCATGACACGATGCGGAAATTAAGGTATAATGAATAG